Proteins encoded by one window of uncultured Celeribacter sp.:
- a CDS encoding maleylpyruvate isomerase N-terminal domain-containing protein → MSLTETDIAAREALKERLGKGARFDAPNAPAEDLLLARRGTAYFARKLMELSDEDLYAPSAISGLTRAHIIVRVSYEARYQALALEALNKGELLELPEELPSLDLAATLPARALRHLFRHSEVHLNVCWRDLSEDQWDAALTLADGTLTTPRALPLLRAKGIWQGALDLGNGARRADVPTALAL, encoded by the coding sequence ATGTCGCTCACCGAGACAGACATCGCCGCCCGCGAAGCGCTAAAGGAACGCTTGGGCAAGGGGGCGCGGTTCGACGCCCCCAATGCGCCCGCAGAGGACTTACTTTTGGCCCGTCGCGGCACCGCCTATTTCGCCCGCAAACTCATGGAATTGTCCGATGAGGACCTCTATGCCCCCTCCGCGATTTCCGGCCTGACCCGCGCGCATATCATTGTGCGCGTCAGCTATGAGGCCCGTTATCAGGCGCTGGCTCTGGAGGCCTTGAACAAGGGTGAGCTCTTGGAATTGCCCGAGGAATTGCCCTCGCTCGATCTTGCCGCCACCCTTCCGGCCCGCGCGCTTCGGCACCTGTTCCGGCATTCCGAAGTGCATCTCAACGTCTGCTGGCGTGATTTGTCCGAGGATCAATGGGATGCGGCGCTCACCTTGGCCGACGGCACTCTGACGACACCCCGCGCCCTGCCTTTGCTGCGCGCCAAAGGCATCTGGCAAGGTGCCCTCGATCTCGGCAATGGTGCGCGCCGCGCGGATGTGCCGACAGCC